One genomic segment of Lysobacter sp. 5GHs7-4 includes these proteins:
- a CDS encoding DUF3293 domain-containing protein: MREIQIVDAAELAALYAAAAYAVVVDGDAIALRVGEPTPDLEAYLPADTYVVISAWNPASEPRSDAANEAADAALVARLNAAGIARQPAWGSAPDGQWREPGWLLTDIDQAAADRLALDFGQAAVLCWRRGQPVRLRMLLAPPAAVGAAAHVDWAGA, encoded by the coding sequence ATGCGCGAAATCCAGATCGTCGACGCCGCCGAACTGGCCGCTCTCTACGCCGCGGCCGCGTACGCCGTGGTCGTCGACGGCGACGCGATCGCGCTCAGGGTCGGCGAGCCCACGCCCGACCTGGAGGCCTACCTGCCCGCCGACACCTATGTGGTGATCAGCGCCTGGAACCCGGCCTCCGAGCCGCGCTCGGACGCCGCCAACGAAGCCGCCGACGCCGCCCTGGTGGCGCGGCTGAACGCGGCCGGCATCGCCCGCCAGCCGGCCTGGGGCAGCGCGCCGGACGGCCAGTGGCGCGAACCGGGCTGGCTGTTGACCGACATCGACCAGGCCGCGGCCGACCGCCTGGCGCTGGACTTCGGCCAGGCCGCGGTGCTGTGCTGGCGGCGCGGCCAGCCGGTGCGCCTGCGCATGCTGCTGGCACCGCCGGCCGCCGTCGGCGCGGCGGCGCACGTCGACTGGGCCGGCGCCTGA
- a CDS encoding DsbE family thiol:disulfide interchange protein: MNKSRWLPLAIFAALAVLLAAGVWLSRNPNREALPSPLIGKPAPEFSLPVLHEAGRLMSSEQLRGSPYLLNVWGSWCPACRDEHPVLTRFAETKRVRVIGFNWKDEHADAMRWLEQYGNPYWMVLADYDGKVAIDWGIYGAPETFLVDAKGVVRWKHVGPMSEATIRDELLPVLAEVEKTR; encoded by the coding sequence ATGAACAAGAGCCGCTGGCTGCCGCTGGCCATCTTCGCCGCGCTGGCCGTGTTGCTGGCCGCCGGCGTGTGGCTGAGCCGCAACCCCAATCGCGAGGCCCTGCCCTCGCCGCTGATCGGCAAGCCTGCGCCGGAATTCTCGCTGCCGGTGCTGCACGAAGCCGGCCGCCTGATGAGTTCGGAACAACTGCGCGGCTCGCCCTACCTGCTCAACGTCTGGGGCAGCTGGTGCCCGGCCTGCCGCGACGAGCACCCGGTGCTGACCCGCTTCGCCGAGACCAAGCGCGTGCGCGTGATCGGCTTCAACTGGAAGGACGAACACGCCGACGCGATGCGCTGGCTGGAGCAGTACGGCAATCCCTATTGGATGGTGCTGGCCGATTACGACGGCAAGGTCGCGATCGACTGGGGCATCTACGGCGCGCCGGAAACCTTCCTGGTCGACGCCAAGGGCGTGGTGCGCTGGAAGCACGTCGGCCCGATGAGCGAGGCCACCATCCGCGACGAATTGCTGCCGGTGCTGGCGGAAGTCGAGAAGACGCGATGA
- a CDS encoding pyridoxal phosphate-dependent aminotransferase encodes MTPETKLPKVGTTIFTVMSQLAAEHGAVNLGQGFPDFEVPARLVDSLARAMREGKNQYAPMTGIPALRQAIAAKTERCYGHRPDADSEVTVVSGASEAIFDAIHAVVRPGEEVIVLDPCYDSYEPSIDLAGGRAVHVPLDPRTFAVDWARVRAAVTPKTRMLMINSPHNPSGAMFTPDDIAQLSALLRQTGIYLLSDEVYEHIVFDGVRHESVLRYPELRERAFVISSFGKTYHCTGWKIGYCIAPPALSAEFRKVHQYNSFCSFAPAQWAFAEMIEAEPEHYEQLGAFYEAKRDRFRAQLSDTRLQALPVAGGYFQLVDYSAISDLDDVAFCRWLTVEKGVTAIPLSPFYESAPADQRLVRLCFAKNETTLDAAIERLRRL; translated from the coding sequence ATGACCCCCGAGACCAAGCTGCCCAAGGTCGGCACGACCATCTTCACCGTGATGTCGCAGCTCGCCGCCGAGCACGGCGCGGTCAACCTGGGCCAGGGCTTCCCGGATTTCGAAGTGCCCGCGCGCCTGGTCGATTCGCTGGCGCGCGCCATGCGCGAGGGCAAGAACCAGTACGCGCCGATGACCGGCATCCCGGCGCTGCGCCAGGCCATCGCCGCCAAGACCGAGCGCTGCTACGGCCACCGGCCCGACGCCGACAGCGAGGTCACCGTGGTCTCCGGCGCCAGCGAGGCGATCTTCGACGCCATCCACGCCGTGGTCCGTCCGGGCGAGGAGGTGATCGTGCTCGATCCCTGCTACGACAGCTACGAGCCCTCGATCGATCTGGCCGGCGGCCGCGCCGTGCACGTGCCGCTGGACCCGCGCACGTTCGCGGTCGATTGGGCGCGGGTGCGCGCGGCGGTCACGCCCAAGACCCGCATGCTGATGATCAACTCGCCGCACAACCCGTCCGGCGCGATGTTCACGCCCGACGACATCGCCCAACTCAGCGCGCTGCTGCGCCAGACCGGTATCTACCTGCTGTCGGACGAGGTCTATGAGCACATCGTGTTCGACGGCGTGCGCCACGAGTCGGTGCTGCGTTATCCGGAGTTGCGCGAGCGCGCGTTCGTGATCTCCAGCTTCGGCAAGACCTACCACTGCACCGGCTGGAAGATCGGCTACTGCATCGCGCCGCCTGCGCTATCGGCCGAATTCCGCAAAGTCCATCAGTACAACAGCTTCTGCAGTTTCGCCCCGGCGCAATGGGCGTTCGCGGAGATGATCGAGGCCGAGCCTGAGCATTACGAGCAGCTCGGCGCCTTCTACGAAGCCAAGCGCGACCGGTTTCGCGCGCAACTATCGGACACGCGCCTGCAGGCGCTGCCGGTGGCTGGCGGTTACTTCCAGTTGGTCGACTACTCGGCGATCAGCGATCTCGACGACGTCGCGTTCTGCCGCTGGCTGACCGTAGAGAAAGGTGTGACGGCGATCCCATTGTCGCCGTTTTACGAGTCCGCACCGGCCGATCAGCGCCTGGTCCGGCTGTGTTTCGCCAAGAACGAAACCACCCTGGACGCCGCGATCGAACGCCTGCGCCGGCTTTGA
- a CDS encoding cytochrome c-type biogenesis protein, with product MLTTTLLTLAFAAPLAAQPANDPAPLQFRDRAEETRFHALVAELRCVMCQNQSLADSNAQIAHDLRREVLTLMRQGQDDRQIKQFLVARYGEFVLYRPQMESKTWLLWFGPALVLLAGGFAVAGIVRSRARAASAQRAPADGNDDNEEW from the coding sequence CTGCTCACCACCACGCTGCTGACGCTCGCATTCGCAGCACCGCTGGCAGCCCAACCCGCCAACGACCCCGCCCCCCTGCAATTCCGCGACCGCGCCGAGGAAACCCGCTTCCACGCCCTGGTCGCCGAACTGCGCTGCGTGATGTGCCAGAACCAATCGCTGGCCGATTCCAACGCCCAGATCGCCCACGACCTGCGCCGCGAAGTGCTGACGCTGATGCGTCAGGGCCAGGACGATCGCCAGATCAAGCAGTTCCTGGTCGCGCGCTACGGCGAGTTCGTGCTGTACCGCCCGCAGATGGAATCCAAGACCTGGCTGCTGTGGTTCGGCCCGGCGCTGGTGTTGCTGGCCGGCGGCTTCGCCGTGGCCGGCATCGTGCGCAGCCGCGCGCGCGCCGCTTCCGCGCAACGCGCGCCCGCGGACGGCAACGACGACAACGAGGAATGGTGA
- a CDS encoding heme lyase CcmF/NrfE family subunit: MLPELGQIALILALLISALQALLPLVGAQRGIASWMALARPAAYAQLALIAFAFVILTHAFVVQDFSLRYVAENSNSLLPMGYRYSAVWGAHEGSLLMWVLVLALWTGAVARFSRALPAQVIARVLGVMGIVSAGFLSFLIFTSNPFTRLLPAVVEGRDLNPLLQDPGLIIHPPMLYIGYVGFAVPFAFAIAALLDGKVDARWLRWTRPWTNIAWAFLTLGIALGSWWAYYELGWGGWWFWDPVENASFMPWLAGAALLHSQAVTEKRGSFRGWTLLLAIATFSLSLLGSFLVRSGVLTSVHSFAADPSRGVFVLIFLGIVIGGSLLLYALRAPSDDPGKPFQASSRETLLLANNLLLTTACAMVLLGTLYPLLADALELGKLSVGPPYFALMFVLLMAPLVLLLPFGPLFRWQREQFSRPAAMLLPWAGLALGAAIGAYFMAPQGAWKVAAGIGGAVWVAAGTLRFVWTRLRGDGSHYTAEMLGMTLAHAGVAVFLIGALLTEGLSQQRELAMAPGKTVELGRYAFRFDGVAHRQGPNFEADRGTVTVFENDRLLGVMHPEKRAYASGGQVMTEAAIDPGLSRDLYVALGEPLGDGAWAMRVHIKPFVRWIWAGALLMMLGGFVAAADRRFRPKLVAANEPAPHAPASPHPVLVQRDDAAVLGGERA, translated from the coding sequence ATGCTGCCTGAGCTCGGCCAGATCGCCCTGATCCTGGCGCTGTTGATCTCCGCCCTGCAGGCGCTGCTGCCGCTGGTAGGCGCGCAACGCGGCATCGCCTCGTGGATGGCGCTCGCTCGCCCCGCCGCGTATGCGCAACTGGCGTTGATCGCGTTCGCATTCGTCATCCTCACCCACGCCTTCGTGGTGCAGGATTTCTCGCTGCGTTACGTCGCCGAGAACAGCAACTCCCTCCTTCCCATGGGCTATCGCTACTCGGCCGTGTGGGGCGCGCACGAGGGCTCGTTGCTGATGTGGGTACTGGTGCTGGCGCTGTGGACCGGCGCGGTGGCGCGGTTCTCGCGCGCGCTGCCCGCGCAAGTGATCGCGCGCGTGCTGGGCGTGATGGGCATCGTCAGCGCCGGCTTCCTCTCGTTCCTGATCTTCACCAGCAATCCGTTCACGCGCCTGCTGCCGGCCGTGGTCGAAGGGCGCGATCTCAATCCGCTGCTGCAAGACCCGGGCCTGATCATCCATCCGCCGATGCTCTACATCGGCTACGTCGGTTTCGCCGTGCCGTTCGCGTTCGCGATCGCGGCGCTGCTGGACGGCAAAGTCGACGCGCGCTGGCTGCGCTGGACGCGGCCGTGGACCAACATCGCCTGGGCGTTCCTGACCCTGGGCATCGCGCTGGGCTCGTGGTGGGCGTATTACGAGTTGGGCTGGGGCGGCTGGTGGTTCTGGGACCCGGTCGAGAACGCCAGCTTCATGCCGTGGCTGGCCGGTGCGGCGCTGCTGCATTCGCAGGCGGTGACCGAGAAGCGCGGCAGCTTCCGCGGCTGGACCCTGCTGCTGGCGATCGCCACGTTCTCGCTGTCGCTGCTGGGCTCCTTCCTGGTCCGTTCCGGGGTGCTGACCAGCGTGCACTCCTTCGCCGCCGATCCCTCGCGCGGTGTGTTCGTGCTGATCTTCCTGGGCATCGTGATCGGCGGCTCGCTGCTGCTGTACGCGTTGCGCGCGCCGTCCGACGATCCGGGCAAGCCCTTCCAGGCCAGCTCGCGCGAAACCCTGCTGCTGGCCAACAACCTGCTGCTGACCACCGCTTGCGCGATGGTCCTGCTGGGCACCTTGTACCCGCTGCTGGCCGACGCGCTGGAGCTGGGCAAGCTGTCGGTGGGGCCGCCGTACTTCGCACTGATGTTCGTGCTGCTGATGGCGCCGCTGGTGCTGTTGCTGCCGTTCGGCCCGCTGTTCCGCTGGCAGCGCGAGCAGTTCTCGCGGCCCGCGGCGATGCTGCTGCCCTGGGCCGGCCTGGCCCTGGGCGCGGCGATCGGCGCCTACTTCATGGCGCCGCAGGGCGCGTGGAAGGTCGCGGCCGGCATCGGCGGCGCGGTCTGGGTCGCGGCCGGCACCTTGCGCTTCGTGTGGACGCGCCTGCGCGGCGACGGCAGCCACTACACCGCCGAGATGCTGGGCATGACCCTGGCCCACGCCGGCGTGGCGGTGTTCCTGATCGGCGCGCTGCTCACCGAAGGCCTGAGCCAGCAGCGCGAACTGGCGATGGCGCCGGGCAAGACCGTCGAACTGGGCCGCTACGCGTTCCGCTTCGACGGCGTCGCCCACCGTCAAGGCCCCAACTTCGAAGCCGACCGCGGCACCGTGACCGTGTTCGAGAACGATCGCCTGCTCGGCGTGATGCATCCGGAAAAGCGCGCCTACGCCAGCGGCGGCCAAGTCATGACCGAGGCGGCGATCGACCCCGGCCTCAGCCGCGATCTGTACGTCGCGCTGGGCGAGCCACTGGGCGACGGCGCCTGGGCCATGCGCGTGCACATCAAGCCGTTCGTGCGCTGGATATGGGCCGGCGCGCTGCTGATGATGCTGGGCGGCTTCGTCGCCGCGGCCGACCGACGCTTCCGCCCCAAGCTGGTCGCCGCTAACGAACCCGCGCCGCACGCGCCGGCATCGCCCCACCCTGTCCTCGTCCAACGCGACGACGCTGCCGTCCTGGGAGGCGAACGCGCATGA
- the ccmE gene encoding cytochrome c maturation protein CcmE, which yields MNPTRRRRLLWVVALVAASAIAVTLVAMALQRNVAYLYTPSEVLRGDAGDNARFRLGGMVAANSFQRAKGSMEAHFRVTDGDAEMPVVYTGILPDLFREKQAVVATGRMQGDRFVAEEILAKHDETYMPKEVADKMGMAHKKHDVAAPGGVEAKP from the coding sequence ATGAATCCGACCCGTCGCCGTCGTCTGTTGTGGGTCGTGGCGCTGGTCGCCGCGTCCGCCATCGCCGTGACCCTGGTGGCGATGGCGCTGCAGCGCAACGTCGCCTATCTGTACACGCCCAGCGAAGTGCTGCGCGGCGACGCCGGCGACAACGCCCGCTTCCGCCTCGGCGGCATGGTCGCGGCCAATTCCTTCCAGCGCGCCAAGGGCTCGATGGAAGCGCACTTCCGCGTCACCGACGGCGACGCCGAAATGCCCGTGGTCTACACCGGCATCCTGCCCGACCTGTTCCGCGAGAAGCAGGCCGTGGTCGCGACCGGCCGCATGCAGGGCGATCGTTTCGTGGCCGAGGAAATCCTGGCCAAGCACGACGAGACCTACATGCCCAAGGAAGTCGCCGACAAGATGGGCATGGCGCACAAGAAGCACGACGTGGCCGCGCCGGGCGGCGTCGAGGCGAAGCCTTGA
- the ccmC gene encoding heme ABC transporter permease CcmC, with the protein MNPLVRWFHQLGSPPTFDRFAARWAPWAYLTGLLVMAWGLYGALFVVPADYQQGDSFRILYIHVPSAWMSMAVFALMALYAAIALIWRIKLCEILAMACAPIGAGFTVITLATGSIWGKPMWGTWWDWDPRLTSELILLFLYLGVIGLYNAIDDRRAAARAAGLLAIVGVVLLPVIRYSVEWWNSLHQGQTIRLLGESSMDSSMIAPLIWMIVGTKLWFVGALLARARADNLRRESGKAWVAQLAGAARHEGPRA; encoded by the coding sequence ATGAATCCACTCGTCCGCTGGTTCCACCAACTCGGTTCGCCGCCCACCTTCGACCGCTTCGCCGCGCGTTGGGCGCCCTGGGCGTACCTGACCGGCCTGCTGGTCATGGCCTGGGGCCTGTACGGCGCGCTGTTCGTGGTGCCGGCCGATTACCAGCAGGGCGATAGCTTCCGCATCCTCTATATCCACGTGCCCAGCGCCTGGATGAGCATGGCGGTGTTCGCGCTGATGGCGCTGTACGCGGCGATCGCGCTGATCTGGCGGATCAAGCTGTGCGAGATCCTGGCCATGGCCTGCGCGCCGATCGGCGCCGGTTTCACCGTGATCACCCTGGCCACCGGCTCGATCTGGGGCAAGCCGATGTGGGGCACCTGGTGGGACTGGGACCCACGCCTGACCAGCGAGCTGATCCTGCTGTTCCTCTATCTGGGCGTGATCGGCCTGTACAACGCCATCGACGACCGTCGCGCCGCCGCGCGCGCGGCCGGATTGCTGGCGATCGTCGGCGTGGTGCTGCTGCCGGTGATCCGCTATTCGGTGGAATGGTGGAACTCGCTGCACCAGGGCCAGACCATCCGCCTGCTGGGCGAGTCGAGCATGGATTCGAGCATGATCGCGCCGCTGATCTGGATGATCGTGGGCACCAAGCTGTGGTTCGTCGGCGCCCTGCTCGCGCGGGCGCGTGCCGACAACCTGCGCCGCGAGTCCGGCAAGGCCTGGGTCGCGCAGCTGGCCGGCGCCGCGCGCCACGAGGGGCCGCGCGCATGA
- the ccmD gene encoding heme exporter protein CcmD, with the protein MNYLNYVIAAYAVFAIVLVWDFVATRLQIRRELRNARSRAARQAAQTTRSQTSELSR; encoded by the coding sequence ATGAACTATCTGAATTACGTCATCGCCGCCTACGCGGTGTTCGCCATCGTGCTGGTCTGGGACTTCGTCGCCACCCGCCTGCAGATCCGCCGCGAGCTGCGCAATGCGCGCTCGCGCGCGGCGCGCCAGGCCGCCCAGACCACGCGCAGCCAAACGAGTGAATTGAGCCGATGA
- the ccmB gene encoding heme exporter protein CcmB: MNPNPNPPPIAGARRPGTAALPGLAGAARALLARDLRLLWRRRGDALQPAMFALLVVVLFALALGGEAQALAKVAGAVLWLAVLLAGLLALDTLFRGDAEDGSLEQWMLAPVPLGWLVAVRTFMHWATTALPLLIATPFLAELLHLPRAQLPVLLASLALGTPLLSLLGAVVAALTVGMRRSGILVALLALPLYVPVLVFGAGSVAASAQGLDATGGLLLLGAGLVVALVLAPLAAAAAIRIALN; this comes from the coding sequence ATGAACCCAAATCCTAACCCGCCCCCGATCGCCGGCGCGCGCCGCCCCGGCACCGCCGCCCTGCCTGGCCTGGCCGGCGCCGCGCGCGCCCTGCTCGCGCGCGACCTGCGCCTGCTTTGGCGCCGGCGCGGCGACGCCCTGCAACCGGCCATGTTCGCGCTGCTGGTGGTGGTGCTGTTCGCGCTGGCCCTGGGCGGCGAGGCGCAGGCGCTGGCCAAGGTCGCCGGCGCCGTGCTGTGGCTGGCGGTGCTGCTGGCCGGCCTGCTGGCGCTGGACACGCTGTTCCGCGGCGACGCCGAGGACGGTTCGCTGGAGCAATGGATGCTGGCGCCGGTGCCGCTGGGCTGGCTGGTGGCGGTGCGCACCTTTATGCATTGGGCCACCACCGCGCTGCCGCTGCTGATCGCCACGCCGTTCCTGGCCGAGCTGCTGCACCTGCCGCGCGCGCAGCTGCCCGTGCTGCTGGCCTCGCTGGCGCTGGGCACGCCTTTGCTGAGTCTGCTCGGTGCGGTGGTCGCCGCGCTGACGGTCGGCATGCGGCGCTCTGGTATCCTGGTGGCCTTGTTGGCGCTGCCGCTGTACGTGCCCGTGCTGGTGTTCGGCGCCGGCAGCGTGGCCGCCTCGGCGCAGGGGCTGGACGCCACCGGCGGACTGCTGTTGCTCGGCGCCGGCCTGGTGGTCGCGCTGGTGCTGGCACCGCTGGCCGCCGCCGCCGCGATCCGGATCGCCCTGAACTGA
- a CDS encoding homoserine O-acetyltransferase has translation MTEFIPPGTRYFALPDGFAMKRGGRLDGARVAYETWGELNAARDNAVLIVTGLSPDAHAAANPGNPEPGWWEAMLGPGKPIDSDRWFVICVNSLGSCKGSTGPASINPATREPYRLDFPELSVEDGADAAALVVRGLGIERLACVIGNSMGGMTALALLIRHPGIARSHINISGAARALPFSIAIRSLQREAIRLDPHWYQGRYDERSYPEAGMRMARKLGVITYRSALEWDGRFGRVRLDSDRADDEPFGLEFEVESYLEGHARRFVRRFDPNCYLYLSRSMDWFDLGDYARGDDGAGPADTRAGLARIRVDKALAIGVRTDILFPLQQQEEIAEGLRAGGADAEFLPLESPQGHDAFLVDIARFGPAVSGFLGRL, from the coding sequence ATGACCGAATTCATCCCGCCCGGCACCCGCTACTTCGCCCTGCCCGACGGCTTCGCCATGAAGCGCGGCGGCCGCCTCGACGGCGCCCGCGTCGCTTACGAAACCTGGGGCGAACTCAACGCCGCGCGCGACAACGCCGTGCTGATCGTCACCGGCCTGTCGCCCGACGCGCATGCCGCGGCCAACCCCGGCAACCCGGAACCGGGCTGGTGGGAAGCCATGCTGGGCCCGGGCAAGCCGATCGACAGCGACCGCTGGTTCGTGATCTGCGTGAACTCGCTGGGCAGCTGCAAGGGCTCGACCGGCCCGGCCTCGATCAACCCCGCCACGCGCGAGCCCTACCGCCTCGACTTCCCCGAACTGTCGGTGGAGGACGGCGCCGACGCCGCGGCCCTGGTGGTGCGCGGCCTGGGCATCGAACGCCTGGCCTGCGTGATCGGCAACTCCATGGGCGGCATGACCGCGCTGGCGCTGCTGATCCGCCACCCCGGCATCGCCCGCAGCCACATCAACATCTCCGGCGCCGCGCGCGCGCTGCCGTTCTCGATCGCGATCCGCTCGCTGCAGCGCGAGGCGATCCGCCTGGACCCGCACTGGTACCAGGGCCGCTACGACGAGCGCAGCTACCCCGAGGCCGGCATGCGCATGGCGCGCAAGCTGGGCGTGATCACCTACCGCTCGGCGCTGGAATGGGACGGCCGCTTCGGCCGCGTGCGCCTGGATTCCGACCGCGCCGACGACGAGCCCTTCGGCCTGGAGTTCGAAGTCGAGAGCTACCTCGAAGGCCACGCCCGCCGCTTCGTGCGCCGCTTCGACCCCAACTGCTACCTCTACCTCAGCCGCTCGATGGACTGGTTCGACCTGGGCGACTACGCGCGCGGCGACGACGGCGCCGGCCCCGCCGACACCCGCGCCGGCCTGGCCCGCATCCGCGTCGACAAGGCGCTGGCGATCGGCGTGCGCACCGACATCCTGTTCCCGCTGCAGCAGCAGGAAGAGATCGCCGAGGGCCTGCGCGCCGGTGGCGCCGATGCCGAATTCCTGCCGCTGGAGTCGCCGCAGGGCCACGACGCCTTCCTGGTCGACATCGCCCGCTTCGGGCCGGCGGTGTCGGGCTTTCTCGGCCGTCTGTGA
- a CDS encoding cysteine dioxygenase family protein, with amino-acid sequence MDITHCHQAEALPDLDFPGHDKLVAAIDDAVNAGDEHAVTAALRNALCRMIRDRDVHLPDCVFDAIDDHYARREIYRSPSLGYSVVAMTWGPGQGTPVHDHCGLWCVEGVWDGELEITQYELLERNGDHFRFRAAGGMHAGPGSAGSLIPPHEYHTIRNASGDNVAVSLHIYKAPMEACSMFVPREGEWFQRVDKTLKTDEAA; translated from the coding sequence ATGGACATAACCCATTGTCATCAGGCCGAGGCCCTTCCGGATCTCGACTTTCCCGGCCACGACAAGCTGGTCGCGGCCATCGACGACGCCGTCAACGCCGGCGACGAACATGCCGTGACCGCGGCCCTGCGCAACGCGCTGTGCCGCATGATCCGCGACCGCGACGTGCACCTGCCCGACTGCGTGTTCGACGCCATCGACGACCACTACGCGCGGCGCGAGATCTACCGCAGCCCGAGCCTGGGCTACAGCGTGGTCGCCATGACCTGGGGCCCGGGCCAGGGCACCCCGGTGCACGACCACTGCGGCCTGTGGTGCGTGGAAGGCGTGTGGGACGGCGAGCTGGAAATCACCCAGTACGAACTGCTGGAACGCAACGGCGACCACTTCCGCTTCCGCGCCGCCGGCGGCATGCACGCCGGCCCCGGCAGCGCCGGCAGCCTGATCCCGCCGCACGAGTACCACACCATCCGCAACGCCAGCGGCGACAACGTCGCCGTCTCGCTGCACATCTACAAGGCGCCGATGGAAGCCTGCTCGATGTTCGTGCCGCGCGAAGGCGAATGGTTCCAGCGCGTCGACAAGACATTGAAGACCGACGAAGCGGCCTGA
- a CDS encoding tetratricopeptide repeat protein, which translates to MTAFVLASAALVLLVLAYVLRPLWQAKPAAAVGVFAGLVAATGLTYVLIGTPDALNPARRTPPATAADAIAQLEAQLEREPNRIDGWRLLARAHADAGRYEQARTALARALKLAPDEPDLLTESAELSALASEGRKFDADAIATLRRALEIEPTHQRARWFLGISLRQSDQPAEAARTWEPLLAVVDPRTAASLREQIDAARKDAGLAPLPAAPAAAPAGGLKIRVALAPALAAKLPADASLFVLARQPDGPPMPVAVEKLAAKDFPIEVVLDDGDSPMPTLKLSQLPQVAVLARVSASGQAIAQSGDLASKPQTVRTDSKNTLDIVIDQVVE; encoded by the coding sequence ATGACCGCGTTCGTACTGGCCAGCGCCGCGCTGGTCCTGCTGGTGCTCGCCTACGTGCTGCGCCCCCTGTGGCAGGCCAAGCCCGCGGCCGCCGTCGGCGTGTTCGCCGGCCTGGTCGCCGCCACCGGCCTGACCTACGTCTTGATCGGCACGCCCGACGCGCTCAATCCCGCGCGCCGCACGCCGCCGGCCACCGCCGCCGACGCGATCGCCCAGCTCGAAGCTCAGTTGGAGCGCGAACCCAACCGAATCGACGGCTGGCGCCTGCTCGCGCGCGCCCATGCCGACGCCGGCCGCTACGAACAGGCGCGCACCGCGCTGGCGCGCGCGCTCAAGCTGGCGCCCGACGAACCCGACCTGCTGACCGAAAGCGCCGAGCTCAGCGCGCTCGCCAGCGAAGGCCGCAAGTTCGACGCCGACGCCATCGCCACGCTGCGGCGCGCGCTGGAGATCGAACCGACGCACCAGCGCGCGCGCTGGTTCCTGGGCATCTCGCTGCGCCAATCCGACCAGCCGGCCGAAGCCGCGCGCACCTGGGAACCGCTGTTGGCCGTGGTCGACCCGCGCACCGCCGCCAGTCTGCGCGAACAGATCGACGCCGCGCGCAAGGACGCCGGCCTGGCACCGCTGCCGGCCGCGCCCGCGGCCGCTCCCGCCGGCGGGCTCAAGATCCGCGTCGCGCTGGCGCCCGCGCTGGCCGCCAAACTGCCCGCCGACGCCAGCCTGTTCGTGCTCGCGCGCCAGCCCGACGGCCCGCCGATGCCGGTGGCGGTCGAAAAGCTCGCGGCCAAGGACTTCCCGATCGAAGTCGTACTCGACGACGGCGACAGCCCGATGCCGACGCTGAAGCTGTCGCAGCTGCCGCAGGTGGCGGTGCTGGCGCGCGTATCCGCCTCCGGCCAGGCCATCGCCCAAAGCGGCGACCTCGCGTCAAAGCCGCAGACCGTGCGCACCGACAGCAAGAACACGCTGGACATCGTCATCGACCAAGTCGTCGAGTAA
- the ccmA gene encoding heme ABC exporter ATP-binding protein CcmA: MTPLDRPAPALLEARGLTFARNDEPVFGPLDFSVDAGEALLVQGDNGAGKTTLLRVLAGLLRADGGEIDIDGERARPARRARAIAYLGHLPGLKADLSALENLNFLCGLQGRRRAQLPENALAIVGLGGYEDALARQLSAGQKKRLSLARLWMSPAPLWLLDEPYANLDLDGIELVNRMVQAHLRDGGAALVTTHGAYAAPPVRTRLLVLHKAAA, encoded by the coding sequence ATGACGCCACTCGACCGCCCCGCCCCCGCGCTGCTGGAAGCCCGCGGGCTGACTTTCGCCCGCAACGACGAACCTGTGTTCGGGCCGTTGGATTTTTCCGTCGACGCCGGCGAAGCGCTGCTGGTGCAGGGCGACAACGGCGCCGGCAAGACCACCCTGCTGCGGGTGCTGGCCGGCCTGCTGCGCGCCGACGGCGGCGAGATCGACATCGACGGCGAACGCGCGCGCCCCGCGCGGCGCGCGCGCGCGATCGCCTACCTGGGCCACCTGCCCGGGCTCAAGGCCGACCTCAGCGCGCTGGAAAACCTGAACTTCCTGTGCGGCCTGCAGGGCCGTCGCCGCGCTCAGCTGCCCGAGAACGCGCTGGCGATCGTCGGCCTGGGCGGCTACGAGGACGCGCTGGCGCGGCAGCTGTCGGCCGGACAGAAGAAGCGCCTGTCGCTGGCGCGGCTGTGGATGTCGCCGGCGCCGCTGTGGCTGCTGGACGAGCCCTACGCCAACCTCGACCTGGACGGCATCGAACTGGTCAACCGCATGGTGCAGGCGCATCTGCGCGACGGCGGCGCCGCCCTGGTCACCACCCACGGCGCCTACGCCGCGCCGCCGGTGCGCACGCGGCTGCTGGTGCTGCATAAGGCGGCCGCATGA